The Neorhodopirellula lusitana DNA window AATCGCCAAAATGCTCGGCATCAGCTACGAAACTGTGAAAGAGCACGTCCAGCACATCCTGCGAAAGCTAGGTGTTTCGGATCGTACCCAGGCTGCTGTTTGGGCCGTTCGTAAGAACTTGGTCTAGTCCACGCAAGCCTGACGCTGACGTTCAAGGCCTCTGTTTGATCCCATTAGGTGATCGAGCAAGAGGCTTTTTTCGTAGGCGGACTGAATCTCGTAGCCGGGCAGCATTTTTTCAGTGGGGGTGATTTCCAGTTGGGTTGGATTTGTGGCGGGGTGGATTTGATGGCCGGCGGGGTGTTTCGCTTGTCGTGCCAGTGCAAGGAAGTTGTTCCGCGTGGCGGCCAGTATTTTAGGACGCTTCTGGTTCCGAATGCTCTGATTGGGGCGGGGTACGAAAAACAGCCCGATCTTTCAATCGGGCCGTTTCGTTTAGTTCATGCTGTGATCTAGTGAGTGACTAGATCGAGGCGTGGCGTCCGGAGTTTTTGTTGCCGCCGAATTTGCGTCCACCGCCTTGGCCACTACGGCTTTTGCCGCCGCGTGCCTGGCCGCCTTGACCCGATGAGCGGCGAGGTTTCCCGCCACCTTGGCCGTGAGGTCGACCGCGACCCTGTTTGGGAAGTCCCGAAGCAGGTTCGAATGGCTCTTCAGGGTTCTCAACCGGAATCTTCTTGCCGATCAAGCTTTCGATCGCACGCAGTTCGTCCAGTTCATCGCCGGTGCAGAACGAGATCGCGATGCCTTGGGCGCCTGCGCGACCGGTTCGGCCGATACGGTGAACGTAGCTTTCTGGCTCGACTGGCATGTCGTAATTAATCACATGGCTGACGCCGTCGATATCAATCCCGCGTGCCGCGACGTCGGTAGCGACAAGCACACCAATGTCATTGTTCCGGAATGCGTGAAGTGCTTTTTGACGAGCGTTTTGGGTCTTGTTTCCGTGGATCGCGACGGCCTTGATGCCCTCGCGGTCCAGTTTTCGGACCAATGCGTTGGCACCGTGTTTCGTGCGTGTGAACACGATCGCTCGATCGCAATCTTGACGGGACAGCAGATTGCTGATCGTCGATAGTTTATTGTCACGGCGAACAATCCGCAGACGTTGTTCGATCTGTTCCACGCTGGTGCGTTTCGGAGTGACGTTGATCGACACTGGATTGAACAGCAATTGATTCGACAGTTCGCGAATCTTGGGAGCCAACGTGGCCGAGAAGAACAGCGACTGACGCTGGCTTGGCAGGTTTGCAATGATTTTCTTCAGAGCCGGCAAGAAGCCCATGTCGAGCATTCGGTCGGCTTCGTCCAGGACAAAGATCTGGACATCGCTTAAATCCAGTTCACCTTGGTCCATCAGGTCAATCAAGCGACCTGGTGTTGCGATTAAGACGTCAACGCCGCGTCGCAGTGCCTGGACTTGGTTTCCTTGCCCGACACCGCCATAAACCAGCGCAGTCCGGACCTTCATGTGTTTTCCGTAGCAACGGAAGCTTTCGTCAATTTGGATCGCCAATTCGCGGGTGGGTGCCAAAACCAAGGTGGTTGGGCGTTTCGCGGCGGCACGAGGCTTTTCGTGACCCAGGAAATCGAGGATTGGAATGGCGAAGGCAGCGGTCTTGCCGGTGCCGGTTTGGGCGCATCCGAGGATGTCTTGTCCAGCGATTCCCGGTGGAATTGCTTGAGCTTGGATCGGTGTCGGGGTGGTGTAGTTTTGTTCGGCTAGGGCTTTCTTGACCGGCTCGAACAGGTCCATTTTTTCAAAGGTATTCAAGTAACTTCTTTGTGCAAAAAGAGAGACAAAAGCTGATGGGACGGCGACAGAGAGTCGCATCCGACGATTTTCAACCAACAAGAAGGGTCGAAAATCCTGAGTGGTCCTTTGAGACCACAGGCAGCTTTCCAAGAGGGTCAAGCAACGCTTTTTAGAAAAAGCATTTCCTGTTACGACTTAACCCGTATAAGGAGAGTCGTGCCAATCCGTTTGACACGCAGTTCGACGAATAGTACACCGCGTTCGGGTGAAAGTACACCACGAAGCGGTAAAATAGGCGGCAATGCCTCTAAAGCGTGGAATTCCGGCAACGCTTGGTCCGAACGTTCTGGCTGGCGCGTCAATTCGCCCTGTTCATTCTCTTTGGTATCAGCATGCAGGCTCTTTGGCATCTGCATGCAGGTTTGTGTCTAAGGATCGCAACTGGTTTCGAGGTCGCGATTTGGTATCGATGTGTCCCGGTTCAGCGTTCCGCACTGTCCTTTGTCGATCTCTTTTGCCGCCAGCAAGATTGACGTCGACCAGGCTGCTCGGTTGAACTTCTCGATTAGGTTCCACGGCCAGGTTCCTCAGCTAGGTTCCTTGGCCAGGTTCCTCGGCCAGTTACCTCGAATTGGGATCGTCATCCGGGAAAGCTTCCGCATCGGGGACCTGCTGGATGCCGCGGTCGATCGAAGTCGGAGCCCGAAACGTGTGTCCAAGCCACGAAACGTGTGTCCAAGCCACCAGGGCGGCAGTTCAAAAGTGGCTTGTTGGCATCATTTCAGCGGAATCCTTTGCAATTCCTAGCGTTTAGTGGGATTCCTGGACCGGGCGTCTTGCCGATCGACGCCCTCAAACACTACACTTCCGCGTTGACGACCAGCGAGATAAGCGGCTGGTCGCCTTCCAAAGTAAACACAGATACTTCAGCAAATACGCTGGGGTTTCCCGTCCGTGGTGCTCTCACGGTTCCGATCGCGAGCGCCCTCCTCTGGCAAGAAGTAAGAATACAGGATGTCCACGTCCGTCGAAAACGATCTGAGCGTGAACGACACGCCCGAAAAAGCCGCGTTGCAACTGCAAGTCACGGTGGAGAAGCCACACTCCTGCTTGCGTGAAGTGATCGTTTCGATCCCACGCACCGAAGTCGATCGTTACCTCAAGGAAGCTTTCGATGAATTGGTCACCGATGCGCAGGTCCCAGGTTTTCGTGCCGGTCGTGCTCCTCGCAAGCTAGTCGAAAAACAATTCAAAGACCGTATCGAAGAACGCGTCAAAGGCTCTCTGTTGATGGACAGCCTTAGCCAGGTTACCGAGGAAGCTGAGTTTTCAGCGATCGGCGAACCTGAGTTCGATTACGAGTCGATCGAACTGCCCGATGAAGGTGAGTTCAAATACCAGTTCAAAATCGAAGTCCGTCCGGAGTTCGAAACACCTAACTGGAAGGGCTTGGCACTCAACAAGCCTGTCGAAACCATTGACGACGCCGAAGTCGACGTTGCTTTGCAACGCGTGCTTGGACGTTACGCAACCCAAGAAGCCAGTGCTGATCCAGCCGAAAGTGGCGACAAGCTACTGATCACGGCAGTCTTCAAGGATGGCGATAAGACCTTGTCCGAAATGGACGAAGAACAGGTCACCTTGGCCAAGCGATTGAGCTTGTCCGATGCCGTTTGCGAAAACTTCGGCGAACTGTTGGCTGGCAAGAAAGAAGGTGACGTTGTCACTGGTAAGGCCAAGCTCAGCGACGCCCACGCCACTGAAGAGCTTCAGGGCAAAGAAGTCGACGTGACCTTCACGATCGTCGAAGTCCTCAAGCAAGAACTTCCTAAGTTGACTCCAGAGTTCTTGGAAGAGCTTGGTGAGTTTGAATCCGAAGGCGAACTTCGTGACTTCGTACGAGCATCGCTCGAACGTCAAGCCAATTACCGAACCGAACAGGCCCTGCGTACATCGATCATCGAGCAATTGCTTGCTGACGCTGAATTCGACCTGCCGCCGACGTTGGTCAATCGTCAAACCAAGCGGGAACTTGACCGTAAGGTTCTTGAGTTCCGTCGCAGTGGTTTCGATGACGACATGATCCGTCGTTTCGTCAACGCAAACCGCCAGAACCTGCAAGCGGGCACCGAGTCATCGTTGCGTGAGCACTTTATCCTTGAGCAAATTGCCGAGGAAGAAAAGATCGATGCGTTGCCTGAAGAATATGATGCCGAAATCGAATTGATCGCCGAGCAAAGCGATACTTCGCCTCGTCGTATTCGTGCTCGCTTCGAAAAGACTGGCCAAATGGACGGCTTGCGGAACCAGATCGTCGAACGCAAGGTGATCG harbors:
- the tig gene encoding trigger factor, whose translation is MSTSVENDLSVNDTPEKAALQLQVTVEKPHSCLREVIVSIPRTEVDRYLKEAFDELVTDAQVPGFRAGRAPRKLVEKQFKDRIEERVKGSLLMDSLSQVTEEAEFSAIGEPEFDYESIELPDEGEFKYQFKIEVRPEFETPNWKGLALNKPVETIDDAEVDVALQRVLGRYATQEASADPAESGDKLLITAVFKDGDKTLSEMDEEQVTLAKRLSLSDAVCENFGELLAGKKEGDVVTGKAKLSDAHATEELQGKEVDVTFTIVEVLKQELPKLTPEFLEELGEFESEGELRDFVRASLERQANYRTEQALRTSIIEQLLADAEFDLPPTLVNRQTKRELDRKVLEFRRSGFDDDMIRRFVNANRQNLQAGTESSLREHFILEQIAEEEKIDALPEEYDAEIELIAEQSDTSPRRIRARFEKTGQMDGLRNQIVERKVIESITAVANVTDEPVTKEPEDQDEEFAVYHDIVPTKDLDAIPEAKYEDNTPKGAEPDSDKDKD
- a CDS encoding DEAD/DEAH box helicase, which produces MNTFEKMDLFEPVKKALAEQNYTTPTPIQAQAIPPGIAGQDILGCAQTGTGKTAAFAIPILDFLGHEKPRAAAKRPTTLVLAPTRELAIQIDESFRCYGKHMKVRTALVYGGVGQGNQVQALRRGVDVLIATPGRLIDLMDQGELDLSDVQIFVLDEADRMLDMGFLPALKKIIANLPSQRQSLFFSATLAPKIRELSNQLLFNPVSINVTPKRTSVEQIEQRLRIVRRDNKLSTISNLLSRQDCDRAIVFTRTKHGANALVRKLDREGIKAVAIHGNKTQNARQKALHAFRNNDIGVLVATDVAARGIDIDGVSHVINYDMPVEPESYVHRIGRTGRAGAQGIAISFCTGDELDELRAIESLIGKKIPVENPEEPFEPASGLPKQGRGRPHGQGGGKPRRSSGQGGQARGGKSRSGQGGGRKFGGNKNSGRHASI